In Buchananella sp. 14KM1171, the genomic stretch CCCGGTGCCCGGCCAACGCCTGGTCAGGCACAGGTAGGCCACCTCGGCCAGGGCGCGCACGTCGGCTGCCTGCCTGGCGGCGGCGTCGTCGAACTCCACGCCCGTCGCGGCGGCGCGCACCTCCATCCCGCCGATCCGCAACTCGCCCTCAGAAACGTAGATATCGCGCGGAGAGAGGGTGCCGTGGCCGACGCCCACCTCGGCCGCCTGGTGCATCGCGCCCGCCGCCTTGATCACCAGTTCGCGCACCTCCTGCGGCGCCAACGTCTGCGTGGCGAGCGTGCGGGCCAGGGACGGAGACAGGGCCGGTTCGGTGACCAGGAAGCCCTCGGCGGCGTCCGCCTCGTAGACGCGCAGGAACGACGGGCCGGTCAGCGCGGTGGCGCGCGTTGCTGCCGCCACGATCGCGTCTGTGCGTGCGGCGCCCGGGGAGAGCATGAACAGGTAGACCGGGATGCCGGTGACCGTGTCCTTGGCCTCCCAGCGCACCGTGCCCGGCAGGGTGACCGGCATGGTGCGCACCAGCTCGTAGCGGTCGTCCACCTGGTGGCCGGCGCGCGGCACCAAGGACAGGTCCGCCATCACGATGCCGCTGGTCGCCTCCGCCACCAGGGTCTCCGGGCCAGGCGTGAACGGCACCGGGGCGGAGGAGGCCAGCTGGCCGCGCCACTTGGACGCGGCCGCGCTTACCACGGCCCCCGCCTTGCCCGGCAGCAGCGCGCCCACGCGGCCCAGGATCGCCAGGGCAGGGGAGAGCAGCTTGGAGATCTCCGGCACCCGCCACCACAGCAAGATCGCCACGTACACGGCCGTCATCACCACGGCCACCACGCCCAGGCGCCACAGCGCGCCCAAAAGCTGGCCGGCGGTGGCGCCCACCAGGCCGGAGAGCCAGGCGCCCGAGTTGGCCACGCCGATCAGCTTCAGCACGCCGTAGCCCACCAGGGCCGCGGGCGCCACGGCCACCAGGAGCTTGCCGTGGAAGATCGCGTGGGAGAGCAGGTTCAGCTGCGGCAGGCGGGTGCGGCGCAGCACCTCCAGGCCCACCACGGTGCCCAGGTACATCGCCACCACGTCACCCAGGGAGCCGCCCACCACCCACCACTTCGGGGAGAGCAGGAAGTAGGCGCCGTACGCGCCCACCAGGGTCATGACCGCCATCGGGATCTGGATGAGGAACATGGTGCGCGTGTCCTCGTAGGCGAAGAGCACGCGCTGGGCCATGGTCCACCCGCCCTGCCCCACGATCCCGAGCGACAGGAAGGCCAGCACCATGGCCACCCCGCTGGCCTCCGCCACGCTCAATGTGGGGGCGATGGCCTGCACCAGCGGCAGGGCCAGCACCACCAGGCCGGCGGAGCACAGCACCGTGAACACGCCCACCGTGCGCAGGCCCAACTCCAGGTCCTTGTTGACGGCGGCGGAGTCGTCAGCCGCCGCGTGGTCGCTCATCCGCGTGAACATCGCCGTCACGATCGAGGTGGTGATCAGCGACTGCGGCAGGATCGAGAGCATGAAGGCCACCGTGTAGGCGGCCGTAGAGGGGTAGAACATCCCGTCGGCCACGGCGGCGGCGTTAGCGGAGGAGGCCACGCGGGAGAAGCCGATGTAGCCCACCTGGCCCACCAGCAGGGCCGCGAACGCCCACATCGCCACCCGGGAGGCCCGGCCCAGCCCGGCGGTGCCCCACTGGATCTTCCAAGTGAACCCCACCTGCCGCAGCGGCGGGATCAGCACCAGCGCCTGCACGATCACGCCCAGCGTGGCCGAGCCGGCCAGCACCAGGATCGGCCCGGTGCCCCACGCGGTCGGGTCCCCAACGGAGTCCATGCGCCCGAAGGCGAACAGGAAGGCCAGCAGGCCGGCGATGCCGACCACGTTGTTGATGGCCGGGGCCCACATGGGCCACCCGAAGGAGTTCTTGGCGTTGAGCACCTGGGAGAGCAGGGCGAACACGCCGTAGAAGAACACCTGGGGCAGGCACCAGTAGGCGAAGACCACCGCCAGGTTGAACCAGCCGGCGTCCAGGCCGCCGGCGAACAGGCG encodes the following:
- a CDS encoding lipid II flippase MurJ encodes the protein MSQPERSTSLARSSTIMFSGTLVSRVLGFIRNALLVAVIGVAGANDAFTVANTLPNTVFNLLAGGVLNAILVPQIIRALRSKTGGEEYVNRLLTVTGAMILGLTVLSTAFAPLLVRLFAGGLDAGWFNLAVVFAYWCLPQVFFYGVFALLSQVLNAKNSFGWPMWAPAINNVVGIAGLLAFLFAFGRMDSVGDPTAWGTGPILVLAGSATLGVIVQALVLIPPLRQVGFTWKIQWGTAGLGRASRVAMWAFAALLVGQVGYIGFSRVASSANAAAVADGMFYPSTAAYTVAFMLSILPQSLITTSIVTAMFTRMSDHAAADDSAAVNKDLELGLRTVGVFTVLCSAGLVVLALPLVQAIAPTLSVAEASGVAMVLAFLSLGIVGQGGWTMAQRVLFAYEDTRTMFLIQIPMAVMTLVGAYGAYFLLSPKWWVVGGSLGDVVAMYLGTVVGLEVLRRTRLPQLNLLSHAIFHGKLLVAVAPAALVGYGVLKLIGVANSGAWLSGLVGATAGQLLGALWRLGVVAVVMTAVYVAILLWWRVPEISKLLSPALAILGRVGALLPGKAGAVVSAAASKWRGQLASSAPVPFTPGPETLVAEATSGIVMADLSLVPRAGHQVDDRYELVRTMPVTLPGTVRWEAKDTVTGIPVYLFMLSPGAARTDAIVAAATRATALTGPSFLRVYEADAAEGFLVTEPALSPSLARTLATQTLAPQEVRELVIKAAGAMHQAAEVGVGHGTLSPRDIYVSEGELRIGGMEVRAAATGVEFDDAAARQAADVRALAEVAYLCLTRRWPGTGQGFVRAPRAGGLYTAPSTLVDDVPADLDEVVTALVNGAGPRSFAALLEWFGESAPPAQAAPEDLGGAEGPGGAGGDAAAQAATAGAAAALVGTAQLVPVETAGDADAGALAGGEGGAQLGAKAGAGEEDLGALGVESGGAGGGAGVLAPPPPAPPAPSDGSGGAAAGFGFAPVVAHAQVQRAQAPTAGSKSFFLRRVNPTPVVLAVFLVFVVAATVWAYKSITAPPTLIQGDPSGLFQNPATVATASPGQSEASAAPAPAGPAQVVSAAIVDPGGDGDEHPELVANLFDGDEKSEWYSRFYQTSQFGGLKQGFGIELKLAEPRKISAVSATCNSEGGLVQVLVGGQTPADAKQLAQGPMKQKMDFTFEPTEASSVVIWISELPTSLADGKLRAEISEIVIR